One Leptospira wolbachii serovar Codice str. CDC genomic region harbors:
- a CDS encoding CBS domain-containing protein, with protein sequence MFFWIHDGRILPNPPATYADRVHKIHPGGKSAPISSEGEESSPPSTASFLHRSPGDVYKESAGQTEKTVYFLHEIMSTPAITQKSTETIANCLDFMLEKGIRHLPITDESGSLVGFVSDRDILEKSKSYERDWPVSDIMIKRVLVGSPGSEIRGVTQVLLEERIGCIPVVNDDNQPIGMITRSDLLRLLLKYPNLNIIA encoded by the coding sequence ATGTTCTTTTGGATACATGATGGGCGCATTTTGCCTAATCCGCCGGCCACTTATGCGGATCGGGTCCACAAAATCCATCCGGGGGGGAAATCTGCCCCCATTTCTAGTGAAGGAGAGGAATCCTCTCCTCCCTCCACAGCCTCTTTTTTACACCGTTCCCCCGGAGATGTGTATAAAGAATCCGCCGGCCAAACCGAAAAAACGGTCTACTTCCTGCATGAGATCATGTCGACTCCTGCGATCACACAAAAGTCCACAGAAACGATTGCCAACTGTTTGGATTTTATGTTGGAAAAAGGAATCCGCCATCTCCCGATCACCGATGAATCCGGCTCCCTTGTGGGTTTTGTTTCTGATCGGGACATTCTCGAAAAAAGTAAATCCTATGAAAGAGATTGGCCTGTTTCCGACATCATGATCAAACGCGTATTAGTTGGCTCTCCGGGATCGGAAATTAGAGGGGTCACCCAAGTCCTATTAGAAGAAAGAATTGGATGTATTCCTGTGGTAAATGACGATAATCAACCTATTGGTATGATCACAAGGTCGGATTTACTTCGTTTGTTACTGAAGTATCCAAATTTGAATATCATCGCTTAA
- a CDS encoding alkaline phosphatase D family protein has protein sequence MLGDNIYADSLVATEKIPAYQKQFARPEWKAIRSQSQILATWDDHDYGINDSGGEYLDKEKSREIFISQVGSLMPQGQSFGTKEGKGIFHSYWLKLKEKKIHIVIPDTRFFRSPLKRKFWSYFTGKSQYRPNEAEEATILGEEQWKWLAEELDKPSDLLVFVSGIQVIPIEQPFEKWGNFPKERDRLFRLLSSAKTSDLVILSGDRHIAEIYEYPLSESRKLIEVTSSSLNLPLPFLPLEYDSEYKLGSAFREENYGSLRIQVKEGKLVWRSEIKDKIGNAVLRYSNNDSN, from the coding sequence TTGTTAGGTGATAATATATACGCAGATAGTTTGGTTGCTACAGAAAAGATTCCCGCTTACCAAAAACAATTCGCTCGGCCCGAGTGGAAGGCCATTCGTTCTCAGTCACAAATCCTTGCGACCTGGGATGATCATGATTACGGAATCAATGATAGTGGTGGCGAATATTTAGATAAAGAAAAGAGCCGCGAAATTTTTATTTCTCAAGTGGGATCTTTAATGCCCCAAGGGCAAAGTTTTGGAACCAAAGAGGGAAAGGGGATTTTTCATTCCTATTGGCTTAAGTTGAAAGAGAAAAAAATTCATATTGTGATTCCGGACACTAGGTTTTTTCGCTCTCCTCTAAAAAGGAAGTTTTGGTCTTATTTTACAGGGAAAAGCCAATACCGTCCGAATGAAGCAGAGGAGGCCACAATTCTTGGTGAAGAACAGTGGAAGTGGTTGGCAGAAGAATTGGACAAACCCTCTGACTTACTCGTTTTTGTTTCTGGAATCCAAGTCATTCCCATAGAACAACCGTTTGAGAAATGGGGAAACTTCCCCAAAGAAAGAGATCGTCTTTTCCGACTTTTAAGTTCTGCGAAAACTTCCGACTTAGTCATTCTTTCGGGGGACAGACATATTGCAGAAATATACGAATATCCATTATCGGAAAGTCGAAAGTTAATTGAAGTTACTTCGAGTTCTCTCAATTTGCCTTTGCCATTTTTGCCATTGGAATATGATTCAGAATACAAACTTGGGTCTGCATTTCGAGAGGAAAACTATGGATCTCTTCGGATTCAGGTAAAAGAAGGAAAATTGGTTTGGCGGTCTGAGATCAAAGACAAAATTGGAAATGCGGTCCTGCGGTACAGTAACAATGATTCTAATTAA
- a CDS encoding AMP-dependent synthetase/ligase: protein MIQNYENLYQALAHVAETLPNKVSFRKRKSASEFPGISFGDLKQFVDHLTLGFIDLGVEVGDRIGFFCDATVNWLRTDMAILTSGAVVVPRGTDIVREEILYILNHSEAKYLVVQKPKDKKRIDDLLGELPHLKQIFILETDQGELFEGENSILSIVKRGKDRWNHNGKQTLEERIKQTDPDALATLIYTSGTTGNPKGVMLSQKGWITAIQNTISRLDMNSNDNAVSLLPPWHAFERAIEYAGVFLGLDFLVSNMSSLKDDLRDFRPTIFPSVPRIWESVYNGIIAKVAKEGGFKEKLFHFFLKVGSTWAHYYAICFGFEFEIQKANLSVSLVKRTYALVILALLSPLKLLSIKIFSAIHKALGGRIRICISAGSALPSVVDEFLSAIGLKVLEGYGMTETSAVVSIRSNTKPTKGTVGIPIDGYQIRLKDDTGKVVTSVGAKGTLWIKSKQILKGYYKRPELNQVVFDSEGFFDTGDLMFISHRNELVFAGRSKDTIALIGGENVEPIPIEDKLLTSPFIDQVMVVGHDKKTLGALIVPNFEAVEAKIPGISKEKAGEWNLHPKVRELYRAEISRIISRENGFKGFEMIPANNYYVVPRPFDPDTEMTRTLKMKRNVISDVFSKQIEGIYQ, encoded by the coding sequence ATGATCCAAAACTACGAAAACCTCTACCAAGCATTGGCCCACGTCGCAGAAACTCTCCCGAACAAAGTTTCCTTTCGCAAGAGAAAATCGGCCAGCGAATTCCCTGGGATCAGTTTTGGAGATTTGAAACAGTTTGTCGACCACTTGACTTTGGGTTTTATCGATCTCGGTGTCGAAGTGGGAGACCGGATTGGATTTTTCTGTGATGCCACTGTCAATTGGCTTCGTACTGATATGGCCATCCTCACTTCTGGGGCAGTCGTGGTTCCCAGGGGGACAGACATTGTTCGGGAAGAGATTCTTTATATCTTAAACCATTCGGAAGCCAAATACCTTGTGGTCCAGAAACCAAAAGATAAAAAACGAATCGATGATTTGTTAGGTGAACTTCCCCATTTAAAACAAATTTTTATTTTAGAAACAGACCAAGGGGAATTGTTTGAAGGGGAAAATTCGATTCTTTCCATCGTAAAAAGAGGGAAAGATAGATGGAATCATAACGGTAAACAGACGTTAGAGGAAAGGATCAAACAAACAGATCCTGATGCTCTGGCTACTTTGATTTATACCTCTGGAACTACTGGTAATCCCAAAGGTGTGATGTTGTCTCAAAAAGGTTGGATCACCGCCATTCAAAATACCATTTCCCGTTTGGATATGAATTCGAACGATAATGCCGTGAGTTTACTTCCTCCTTGGCATGCATTTGAAAGAGCCATTGAATATGCAGGAGTTTTTCTTGGGCTTGATTTTTTAGTTTCGAATATGTCTTCTTTAAAAGATGATCTAAGGGACTTTCGTCCAACGATTTTTCCTTCCGTCCCTCGGATTTGGGAATCGGTTTATAATGGGATTATCGCCAAAGTTGCCAAAGAAGGTGGGTTTAAAGAAAAATTATTCCATTTCTTTTTGAAAGTAGGGTCTACTTGGGCCCATTACTATGCAATATGTTTTGGATTTGAATTCGAAATCCAAAAAGCCAATCTCTCGGTTTCTCTTGTCAAAAGAACCTATGCCCTTGTTATTTTGGCACTACTGTCTCCATTAAAACTACTAAGCATCAAAATATTTTCTGCCATCCATAAAGCGTTAGGTGGTAGAATTCGTATTTGTATATCGGCAGGATCGGCCCTTCCCAGTGTTGTAGATGAATTTTTGTCCGCGATTGGACTGAAAGTTTTAGAAGGGTATGGGATGACCGAAACTTCTGCGGTTGTTTCCATTCGTTCCAATACCAAACCAACCAAAGGTACTGTGGGGATTCCCATTGATGGTTATCAAATCCGTTTGAAAGATGACACAGGTAAGGTGGTGACCTCTGTTGGTGCCAAGGGAACTCTTTGGATCAAATCCAAACAAATCTTAAAAGGTTATTACAAACGTCCTGAACTAAACCAAGTGGTTTTTGATTCAGAAGGATTTTTTGATACGGGAGACCTTATGTTTATCTCCCACAGGAACGAACTGGTATTTGCTGGTCGTTCGAAAGATACCATTGCTCTGATTGGTGGAGAAAACGTCGAACCTATCCCTATAGAAGACAAACTTCTTACTTCTCCCTTCATTGACCAAGTGATGGTGGTAGGTCATGATAAAAAAACACTTGGTGCACTCATTGTTCCAAATTTTGAAGCAGTAGAAGCAAAAATTCCAGGAATTTCCAAGGAAAAAGCAGGGGAATGGAATCTTCATCCCAAGGTTCGGGAATTGTACCGAGCAGAAATTTCACGCATTATTTCTCGCGAAAACGGATTCAAAGGTTTTGAGATGATACCAGCTAATAATTATTATGTGGTTCCTCGTCCCTTTGATCCCGATACCGAAATGACACGAACTTTAAAAATGAAACGAAATGTCATTTCGGATGTATTCTCAAAACAAATTGAAGGAATTTACCAATGA
- a CDS encoding DUF4349 domain-containing protein: protein MSRYSGGAEDYTPSVSAPSPKTENTPSELKIQKRMMVYSVNVNLQSKEIESKVTEIIKLAETYGGYALQYSSNGVVQLKIPAEKLKQFLFTLKNQSQNYSEDVSAKDVTEDYTDTEIRMENALKMRVRLLDILKTAKTVEEILKVEAELNKVSESIERWEGRLKYLSSAVQLSSVQVQVLQKWEPVVQKEYKPGPLGYPFYYLYLGLGKVKDGLIWMFVQEIPKEKTEIPD, encoded by the coding sequence ATGAGTCGGTATTCTGGGGGGGCAGAAGATTATACACCTTCCGTTTCTGCGCCATCACCTAAAACAGAAAATACACCCAGTGAATTAAAAATCCAAAAAAGAATGATGGTGTATTCCGTGAACGTCAATTTACAATCAAAAGAAATTGAATCCAAAGTCACAGAAATCATTAAACTTGCTGAGACTTATGGAGGTTATGCGCTGCAGTATAGTTCCAACGGAGTAGTTCAACTAAAGATTCCTGCGGAGAAATTAAAGCAGTTTTTATTCACCCTAAAAAACCAATCGCAAAACTATTCTGAAGATGTCTCTGCAAAAGATGTAACAGAAGATTATACCGATACAGAAATTCGGATGGAGAATGCACTGAAAATGCGTGTTCGACTTTTAGATATTTTAAAAACGGCAAAAACTGTGGAAGAAATCTTAAAAGTAGAAGCAGAACTAAATAAAGTTTCAGAATCCATCGAAAGATGGGAAGGAAGATTAAAATACTTATCGAGCGCCGTGCAACTATCTTCTGTCCAAGTGCAGGTTCTTCAAAAATGGGAACCGGTAGTCCAAAAAGAATACAAACCAGGACCTTTAGGTTATCCTTTTTACTACCTCTATCTCGGACTTGGAAAAGTAAAAGATGGTCTTATATGGATGTTTGTCCAAGAAATTCCTAAAGAAAAAACAGAAATCCCTGATTGA
- a CDS encoding N-acyl-D-amino-acid deacylase family protein, which produces MADTLIKQARIFDGSTNPSFVGDVRIRDGVVQSISKSELSPNSGETVVDAKGLWLTPGFIDFHTHYDAEIEMAPDLSESVRHGITTISLGSCSLSLAIGDPTDLADMFSRVEAIPRKNVLSILESKKNWNSASEYKKHLNNMPLGPNVTSFAGHSAIRAHVMGLERSLTKGEVPTKQELEKMNKHLEEALDAGFMGLSINTLVWDKMDGSRFRSRPLPSTFANWSEYQYLNKTLRKRGKVFQGVPNVSTKINVLMFLKEAFGLFRKPLKTTIISLMDVKFDPGLYKLLGVIGRITNTIFKSDFKFQALPEPFDLYADGMDVVVFEEFAAGAKANHIEDELERKQLMKDPTYRSWFKRQWTNWFLPRVFHRNFRETKIVDAPDKSLIGKSIDDVAKERGVHSVTAFLDLVAEHGNKVRWYTVMANHRKEPLQKIVSYPDILIGFSDAGAHLRGMAHYNFPLRMLKLVRDAELEQKPFMTLERAVNRLTGEIGDWFGIDAGYIKEGKRADLVLIDPTKLDDSLAKDIEAPMPFMEDFKRWVRRNDDTIKKVYINGKLAIDQGKPVNSLGKEKGYGSFLESRIGT; this is translated from the coding sequence ATGGCAGACACTCTCATCAAACAGGCGAGAATTTTTGACGGTAGCACAAATCCATCTTTTGTCGGTGATGTGAGAATTAGGGATGGGGTGGTTCAATCCATCTCTAAATCAGAACTTAGCCCTAACTCTGGGGAAACGGTGGTCGATGCTAAAGGCCTTTGGCTAACCCCTGGGTTTATAGACTTTCATACTCATTACGATGCTGAGATCGAAATGGCACCAGATCTATCAGAGTCGGTTCGCCACGGGATTACAACCATCTCCCTAGGAAGTTGCTCTTTAAGTTTAGCCATCGGTGACCCAACTGATTTGGCTGATATGTTTAGTCGTGTGGAAGCCATTCCAAGAAAGAATGTTTTATCCATCCTTGAGAGTAAAAAAAATTGGAACTCTGCCTCTGAATATAAAAAACATTTAAACAATATGCCACTCGGACCCAACGTAACTTCGTTTGCAGGTCACTCTGCCATTCGTGCTCACGTGATGGGCCTCGAACGATCTCTTACCAAAGGAGAAGTTCCCACAAAACAAGAGTTAGAAAAAATGAACAAACACCTGGAAGAAGCATTGGACGCAGGTTTTATGGGTCTTTCTATCAATACTCTTGTTTGGGATAAAATGGATGGATCTAGATTTAGATCACGCCCTCTTCCCTCTACTTTTGCAAATTGGAGTGAATACCAATACCTCAACAAAACATTGAGAAAAAGAGGAAAGGTCTTCCAAGGTGTTCCCAATGTTTCGACAAAAATTAATGTTCTTATGTTCTTAAAGGAAGCCTTTGGTCTCTTTCGTAAACCTCTAAAAACCACAATCATTTCGTTAATGGATGTTAAATTTGATCCAGGTTTGTATAAATTACTCGGGGTCATTGGTCGCATCACAAACACAATCTTTAAGTCGGACTTTAAGTTCCAAGCACTTCCTGAACCTTTTGATTTGTATGCCGATGGAATGGATGTAGTTGTCTTTGAAGAATTTGCAGCTGGAGCTAAGGCAAATCATATTGAAGATGAGTTGGAAAGAAAACAATTAATGAAGGATCCAACTTACCGTTCCTGGTTCAAACGCCAATGGACTAATTGGTTTTTGCCTCGTGTTTTCCATAGAAACTTTCGCGAAACAAAGATTGTGGACGCTCCCGACAAATCTTTAATTGGAAAATCCATCGATGATGTTGCCAAAGAAAGAGGAGTTCATTCCGTCACTGCTTTCTTAGATTTAGTTGCCGAACACGGAAACAAAGTTCGCTGGTATACAGTAATGGCAAACCATAGAAAGGAACCTCTACAAAAAATCGTTTCCTATCCAGACATCCTTATCGGATTCTCTGATGCCGGTGCTCACTTACGTGGAATGGCTCATTACAACTTTCCTCTTCGTATGTTAAAATTAGTAAGAGATGCTGAGTTGGAACAAAAACCATTTATGACTTTAGAAAGGGCAGTCAATCGTCTAACAGGAGAAATTGGAGATTGGTTTGGTATCGATGCAGGTTATATCAAAGAAGGAAAAAGAGCCGATTTAGTTTTGATTGATCCAACCAAACTCGACGACTCACTCGCAAAAGACATAGAAGCTCCCATGCCTTTTATGGAAGACTTCAAACGTTGGGTCAGACGTAACGATGACACAATCAAAAAAGTCTACATCAACGGCAAACTTGCCATTGATCAGGGAAAACCAGTCAATTCCTTAGGAAAAGAAAAAGGTTATGGTAGCTTTTTAGAATCGAGAATCGGCACTTAA
- a CDS encoding acyl-CoA dehydrogenase family protein, translating into MIHPKLNPYLNEEERSFYNTVFQFSEDKVFPSAEERDEKEIWSDDLWKEFSKAGLTGLTIPSEYGGEGASCLQCSIATDAFASGSLDGGMGLSWVAHLVIGTMPIIFQGTKEQKSKYLPKLSTGEWMAGFALTEPASGSDAASLLTKAEEVEGGWKLNGTKMYITNGPVGQVFVVMARTSEKGRGPMGISAFIVESNTPGFKVSKILKKLGHHTSMTAELVFEDMVIPKENLLGPMNTGFMRIGKETLEWERTVFVAGLAGAMEFCFRKGLRYANERVQFGKPISSFYGMRDILVRNWVYIQAARRLIYWVAERKDRGVPSPLESSLGKLITSEIAEDVAKDSVQLFGGYGYMKEYSVERFYRDVKLGTIGGGTSEIQRSIISSLYSGKEKFQKEFAKLEKESTLTDKIQNVLFDIILAMDTEPNRKKLQSVEFAFADVLSIFVILSLSEIDTHKSSEYYSLDEKLMDRKLLSYYLVGKYLMSFSRLSNYVPSELTRLWEHYSQLGNSIEEIVHTRFQSLQELL; encoded by the coding sequence ATGATACACCCGAAACTGAATCCCTATCTGAATGAGGAGGAAAGAAGTTTTTACAATACAGTATTCCAATTTTCGGAAGACAAAGTATTTCCCTCTGCAGAAGAAAGGGACGAAAAAGAAATTTGGTCAGACGATTTATGGAAAGAATTTAGCAAAGCTGGTCTCACTGGACTCACGATCCCATCGGAATATGGTGGGGAAGGTGCTAGTTGTTTACAATGTTCGATTGCAACAGATGCGTTTGCATCAGGAAGTTTGGATGGGGGAATGGGACTTTCCTGGGTTGCCCATTTAGTAATAGGCACTATGCCTATTATTTTCCAAGGAACCAAAGAACAAAAATCCAAATACCTTCCTAAACTTTCTACAGGGGAATGGATGGCAGGATTTGCGTTAACAGAACCTGCTTCCGGATCTGATGCCGCCTCGCTATTAACAAAAGCAGAAGAGGTAGAAGGAGGATGGAAATTAAACGGAACAAAAATGTACATCACCAATGGTCCCGTAGGACAGGTGTTTGTTGTTATGGCGAGAACTTCCGAAAAAGGAAGAGGGCCAATGGGGATCTCTGCTTTCATCGTAGAAAGTAATACACCTGGTTTTAAAGTAAGTAAGATCTTAAAAAAATTAGGACACCATACTTCTATGACCGCAGAACTCGTGTTTGAAGATATGGTCATTCCCAAAGAAAATCTGCTTGGTCCCATGAATACGGGATTTATGCGAATTGGTAAAGAAACCTTGGAATGGGAACGCACTGTATTTGTTGCGGGTCTTGCGGGTGCCATGGAATTTTGTTTTCGTAAAGGCCTTCGTTATGCCAACGAAAGAGTGCAATTTGGAAAACCCATTTCTAGTTTTTATGGGATGCGTGATATTTTGGTTCGGAACTGGGTCTACATCCAAGCTGCCAGAAGGTTAATTTATTGGGTGGCAGAACGAAAAGATCGTGGTGTTCCCTCACCCCTGGAAAGCAGTCTGGGAAAACTCATTACTTCAGAAATTGCAGAGGATGTGGCCAAGGATTCTGTCCAACTCTTTGGTGGTTATGGATACATGAAAGAGTATTCCGTAGAACGATTTTACCGAGATGTGAAGTTGGGAACTATCGGTGGAGGAACAAGCGAAATCCAAAGGTCTATCATTTCTTCCTTATATTCAGGAAAAGAGAAGTTTCAAAAAGAATTCGCAAAATTGGAAAAAGAGTCAACACTCACCGATAAAATTCAAAATGTACTCTTCGATATTATCCTTGCTATGGATACAGAACCTAATCGTAAAAAGTTACAATCGGTTGAATTTGCCTTTGCAGACGTTTTGTCCATTTTTGTAATTCTTTCTTTGTCGGAAATCGATACACATAAATCTTCAGAATACTATTCTCTCGATGAAAAATTGATGGATCGAAAGTTACTTTCGTATTATCTTGTGGGGAAGTATCTTATGTCCTTCAGTAGACTTTCAAACTATGTTCCTTCCGAACTCACCCGATTGTGGGAACATTATTCCCAATTGGGGAATTCTATTGAAGAAATAGTGCATACTCGCTTCCAATCTCTTCAGGAACTTTTGTAA
- the leuA2 gene encoding 2-isopropylmalate synthase LeuA2 has translation MKPNQIKIQDVTLRDGNQALRRPWTLEEKIEVFDLLVELNVDGIEVGFPSSNETEFVASKTLAKRAPVGIPIAGLSRANETEIARTWEAIQYANKPRMHIVYPVSDFSIRHVLKISESEVIQKIQNSVSFARSIVGPDVEIQFSGEHFGDAIENFAFTKDAFLTAIDAGANIINLPNTVERYRPMVFVNMVKDMKDFIGNRAKVSVHTHNDLGMATATSVECAYVGAEQIEVALNGLGERAGNTNLYETAIALHQNGESLGINFQRIYPTAKRIAEMTGIPIGEKAPIIGEDIFSHRSGIHQDGVAKTIKQTKGAYRTFSPEFVGRNDSETISFTNQSGHRAIQFLLEKRGIAVPNEEIHRLFEKAKAISSKENNREITEAELVDLASRFMVAS, from the coding sequence ATGAAACCAAACCAAATTAAAATCCAAGACGTTACCTTACGGGACGGAAACCAAGCTTTACGTAGACCCTGGACCTTAGAGGAAAAAATCGAAGTCTTTGATTTGCTTGTCGAATTGAATGTCGATGGAATCGAAGTGGGTTTTCCCTCTTCCAATGAAACAGAGTTTGTGGCAAGTAAGACTCTCGCCAAACGAGCACCAGTCGGAATTCCCATCGCAGGATTGTCGAGAGCCAACGAAACAGAAATTGCGAGAACTTGGGAAGCCATCCAATATGCAAACAAACCCCGAATGCATATCGTTTATCCCGTCAGTGATTTTTCCATCCGCCATGTTTTGAAAATTTCTGAAAGTGAAGTGATTCAAAAAATTCAAAACTCTGTTTCCTTTGCCAGATCCATCGTCGGACCTGATGTAGAAATTCAATTCTCCGGGGAACATTTTGGAGATGCTATTGAAAACTTTGCTTTTACTAAAGATGCGTTTCTTACAGCGATTGATGCCGGTGCCAATATCATCAACTTACCTAATACAGTGGAACGATACCGGCCCATGGTATTTGTAAATATGGTGAAGGATATGAAAGACTTTATTGGTAATAGGGCCAAAGTTTCTGTGCATACCCACAATGATTTAGGAATGGCAACTGCCACTTCTGTGGAATGTGCTTATGTGGGTGCTGAACAAATTGAAGTGGCTTTGAATGGACTTGGAGAAAGAGCAGGTAATACTAACTTGTATGAAACTGCTATCGCCTTACACCAAAATGGTGAATCTTTGGGAATTAACTTCCAAAGAATTTATCCCACTGCCAAACGAATTGCAGAGATGACAGGCATTCCGATTGGAGAAAAGGCACCAATTATTGGCGAAGATATCTTTTCACATCGCTCAGGTATCCATCAGGATGGTGTTGCCAAGACCATAAAACAAACCAAAGGTGCTTACCGAACTTTTTCTCCCGAATTTGTTGGTAGAAATGATTCCGAAACTATCTCCTTTACCAACCAATCGGGACATCGTGCCATTCAATTTTTATTGGAAAAACGAGGGATCGCCGTTCCAAACGAAGAAATCCATAGATTGTTTGAAAAAGCCAAGGCGATTTCTTCCAAAGAGAACAATCGAGAAATCACCGAAGCAGAGTTAGTGGATTTAGCGAGTCGTTTCATGGTTGCCTCCTGA
- a CDS encoding sodium:solute symporter family transporter, which produces MAWDLLVLILYFLIVFYFGFHFAKNNEKEEDFYLAKKEIHWIFLLLSLVATETSSLTFLSIPSLSFKGDYRFLEIAIGYVIGRTIVALYLLPSYFSGNTISVYEYVGNRFGKSPQKTISFVFTISRLLGDGIRLYVSSLPIAFLLERMGLNLSPDILGMIALTTLSIVTIIYSVVGGFRAIVFTDVLQWFIYIFGGFFALGLLLYKLNIPIATGVTELHNLGKWNLFIFDYLPSGDNSYFIVFALIGGAFISIGSHGTDLMLVQRVIATKNLVSGQKILIGSGIVVLFQFILFLLIGSLLYLFYAGQTMAPDKVFSQFIVNEVPSPLLGILIAAILASAMSTLSSTINSLSHLGPRLGDGPMV; this is translated from the coding sequence ATGGCCTGGGATTTACTGGTTCTTATTTTATATTTTCTCATCGTTTTTTATTTTGGATTTCATTTTGCTAAGAATAACGAGAAAGAAGAAGACTTCTATCTCGCTAAAAAAGAGATCCACTGGATCTTTCTTTTATTGTCCCTTGTCGCAACAGAAACCTCTAGTTTAACTTTTTTAAGCATTCCCTCCTTATCTTTCAAAGGGGACTACCGGTTTCTAGAAATTGCAATCGGATATGTGATCGGAAGAACTATCGTTGCTTTGTATCTATTGCCATCTTATTTTTCGGGAAATACCATTTCCGTTTACGAGTATGTAGGAAATCGTTTTGGGAAATCTCCACAAAAAACAATCTCATTTGTATTTACTATTTCCAGACTACTCGGAGATGGAATCCGGTTGTATGTCAGTTCTTTACCGATCGCCTTTCTTTTAGAAAGGATGGGCCTAAACCTTTCGCCTGATATTTTAGGAATGATTGCACTAACAACACTCAGCATCGTCACCATCATCTACTCTGTTGTTGGTGGATTTCGTGCGATTGTATTTACTGATGTGCTCCAATGGTTTATTTATATCTTTGGTGGATTTTTTGCTTTGGGACTACTCCTCTATAAACTGAATATTCCGATTGCAACGGGAGTTACCGAACTTCATAACCTCGGCAAATGGAATTTATTTATTTTCGACTATCTTCCGTCAGGTGATAATAGTTATTTCATCGTATTTGCATTGATTGGTGGTGCTTTTATTTCGATTGGCTCTCATGGGACAGACCTAATGCTTGTTCAGCGAGTAATCGCTACAAAAAATTTAGTTTCTGGCCAAAAAATTCTTATTGGAAGTGGGATTGTTGTCCTCTTTCAATTTATCTTATTTCTCCTCATTGGATCTCTTCTTTATCTTTTTTATGCCGGACAAACCATGGCACCAGACAAAGTGTTTAGCCAATTCATAGTGAATGAAGTTCCCTCTCCACTCCTAGGGATCCTAATCGCAGCCATCCTTGCCAGTGCCATGTCCACCCTGAGCTCTACCATCAATTCTCTCTCTCACCTGGGCCCGCGATTGGGGGATGGACCGATGGTTTAG
- a CDS encoding TetR/AcrR family transcriptional regulator: MKPKQKILESSFALFREKGFQATGIAEILDKAGAYKKTLYDHFKSKDDIGFEYLNYLSEQQRVVMLKVLAKANGMSDFIEKWVNFIVRNQRNTSRKDCPIALFSGEISHLSQFDSYRNKAVHHVLDTVETCILKFAPNLRQELVKSLSYELYMSYLGGLRLYALTKDRKVIERMKSQMIASAERLIKG; the protein is encoded by the coding sequence TTGAAACCCAAACAAAAAATTTTAGAAAGTTCCTTTGCGTTGTTTCGTGAAAAAGGTTTCCAAGCAACAGGAATTGCAGAGATCTTAGATAAGGCCGGAGCTTATAAAAAAACTCTGTATGATCATTTTAAATCAAAAGATGATATTGGATTTGAATATCTAAACTATCTTTCTGAACAACAAAGAGTTGTTATGTTAAAGGTATTGGCAAAAGCAAATGGAATGTCTGACTTCATCGAGAAATGGGTCAATTTTATTGTCAGAAACCAGAGGAACACTTCCAGGAAAGATTGCCCGATAGCTCTTTTTTCAGGTGAGATTTCGCACTTGAGTCAATTTGATTCCTACAGAAACAAAGCCGTCCACCATGTATTGGATACGGTAGAAACCTGCATTTTGAAATTTGCGCCAAATTTGCGCCAAGAACTTGTTAAATCTTTAAGTTATGAGTTGTATATGAGTTATCTTGGTGGCCTCCGGTTGTATGCCCTAACCAAAGATCGAAAGGTGATTGAACGAATGAAATCGCAGATGATCGCATCTGCTGAGCGCTTAATAAAAGGATAA